In Fusarium oxysporum f. sp. lycopersici 4287 chromosome 12, whole genome shotgun sequence, one DNA window encodes the following:
- a CDS encoding hypothetical protein (At least one base has a quality score < 10): protein MAPFRRICLLYASKLANQRLAFTLTTLAVCAAKGVHLHNHRASVTPKRMLLFFFSFFTQDILLLLLIRLLLSHWVPSAGKLRRTVNILAFSVMTYNTIICTVSVSFYLVSGSEIHWRNIGFMADPTAQAIILSGLTAFIGVFCVCACLSALLQVACYSLFGWGGDLVNWPITFICRRLGHRFGYDPLSQRDDLSWLDIESTSYQDKEFKGKFSSPSTSLLSSPRSSRGGSPVRRSKLGRFLRILPYPIVTLLLTALFILTFIRPKDPSLIFLSWTTGLLPFIDFASSPFLDNIPSVFGKGVQRSWDERTALVQPTRFSWLPMDIPALEGFKDWYLQEPHYSAKSDPMRISNLDEPLRDSLRGKLQELNIRHIVMFFLESTRNDVFPIKKNGLIWNRFADTFPHGLPQDIQEKLANLTPTANFITGDYSDGFEHANRPKRGGIHFTNAHTSGTYTLKSLTGTICGIAPLAADFNLDYSHHIYQPCLPHIFNALNKAEEKQAGIKKTSQKDKWKSYFFQAAKLDYDSHGALMSAMGFPDEGIIGQEYLRSANAKHGAVTLENINDFAFEEDPLEDYITDVFKNATTENNRVFLSHITSTSHHRFHLPKTEKYTPMANGGHLEMMSRYINTIGYEDRWIRKVLDILDKQGVTNETLVIFQGDHGVSLPENDIASPYYNPLKVEL from the coding sequence ATGGCCCCCTTCAGGAGGATATGTTTACTATATGCCTCAAAACTAGCTAACCAACGCCTTGCTTTCACTCTTACCACATTGGCAGTATGTGCTGCTAAAGGAGTGCATCTTCATAATCACAGAGCTTCAGTGACGCCCAAGCGcatgcttctcttctttttctccttctttacTCAAGATATCCTCCTACTCCTTCTAATCAGACTTCTCCTAAGTCATTGGGTGCCTAGTGCTGGCAAGCTACGGAGAACCGTCAATATACTTGCATTCTCCGTGATGACCTACAACACTATCATTTGCACTGTCTCAGTTTCCTTTTATCTAGTCTCAGGATCTGAAATCCACTGGCGCAATATCGGTTTCATGGCCGACCCAACTGCTCAAGCAATTATTCTATCGGGCCTGACAGCTTTCATCGGTGTCTTCTGTGTCTGCGCTTGCTTAAGCGCACTGCTTCAGGTCGCTTGCTACTCTCTCTTTGGCTGGGGTGGAGATCTCGTCAACTGGCCAATTACTTTCATCTGTCGCCGATTGGGCCATCGATTTGGTTACGATCCGTTATCGCAACGAGATGATCTGTCATGGCTCGACATCGAGAGCACCTCATATCAAGACAAGGAATTTAAGGGAAAGTTCAGCTCGCCTTCGACCTCACTGTTGAGTTCACCACGAAGCTCCAGAGGTGGTTCACCAGTACGAAGATCTAAACTTGGTCGTTTTCTACGCATACTTCCTTACCCGATTGTTACTCTTCTGTTAACGGCACTTTTTATCCTTACTTTTATTCGACCCAAGGATCCTTCTCTGATCTTTCTTTCTTGGACTACTGGGCTTTTACCTTTCATCGACTTTGCCTCGTCGCCATTCCTCGACAATATTCCATCAGTTTTCGGAAAGGGAGTACAGCGAAGCTGGGACGAACGTACCGCACTGGTACAGCCTACCCGTTTCAGCTGGCTTCCAATGGACATACCAGCCCTGGAAGGTTTCAAAGATTGGTATCTTCAGGAACCACACTATAGCGCCAAGTCTGACCCTATGAGAATCTCAAACCTAGACGAGCCCCTACGAGATTCTCTCCGGGGGAAATTACAGGAACTCAACATTCGACATATAGTTATGTTCTTTCTGGAGAGTACCCGAAATGATGTCTTCCCTATCAAAAAGAATGGTCTAATCTGGAATCGATTTGCTGATACCTTTCCACATGGACTGCCACAAGACATTcaggagaagcttgccaaCTTAACACCAACAGCAAATTTCATTACAGGCGACTACTCAGACGGTTTTGAGCATGCCAATAGACCTAAGCGAGGGGGGATTCACTTCACCAACGCACATACCTCAGGAACATACACCCTTAAAAGCCTAACAGGTACAATCTGTGGTATAGCGCCTCTAGCTGCAGATTTCAATCTGGATTACAGCCATCATATCTACCAGCCTTGTTTGCCGCATATTTTCAACGCACTAAATAAAGCAGAGGAGAAACAAGCCGGTATAAAGAAAACCAGTCAGAAGGACAAGTGGAAGTCCTACTTTTTCCAAGCAGCTAAACTCGACTATGATAGCCATGGTGCTTTAATGTCTGCAATGGGATTCCCAGATGAGGGCATAATTGGCCAGGAATATCTTCGCAGCGCTAACGCAAAGCACGGAGCAGTCACGTTGGAAAATATTAACGACTTCGCCTTTGAAGAGGATCCACTGGAAGACTACATTACCGATGTCTTCAAAAACGCCACCACAGAAAACAACCGCGTATTTCTGAGCCATATTACATCTACCAGCCACCATCGGTTTCACCTGCCAAAGACAGAAAAGTATACACCTATGGCCAACGGTGGTCATCTTGAGATGATGTCAAGATATATCAACACAATTGGCTATGAAGACAGATGGATTCGCAAGGTCCTTGATATCTTGGATAAGCAAGGAGTTACCAATGAGACACTGGTCATCTTTCAGGGCGACCACGGCGTATCTCTTCCAGAAAATGATATTGCTTCGCCATACTATAACCCACTTAAGGTAGA